One genomic segment of Occultella kanbiaonis includes these proteins:
- a CDS encoding HamA C-terminal domain-containing protein, which translates to MRRPNLPNPANLATNVLEYRATARRGTVAGRRHCSDNPAGAMVEVSVGAESAGSMDESAADWQSLQDALAALVRGDLSQLDSCLVMHGPKSVINGTRANFRCHFIRSDANDAPRIKALAEQLALEVLFHCIPRSDVVHMRALADGNDQLRESTRLAKKAAALFTTKQPSSGEGGELLLYALLEQGLGVPQILSKMSLKTNPEVQVHGTDGVHAKILDSGNLALYWGEAKIWDSLSSAIADCFDSITPYLLGEAVEQDTWLIKHYADLGDDELKSRVLEYFDNSNPKSANVEVRGACLIGFTQADYPVLPKSATELQEQLDASICKWQSSVSRKILNSKIESYELEIFFLPVPSADDFRKAIMGAIR; encoded by the coding sequence GTGCGCAGACCGAACCTCCCAAATCCCGCAAATCTCGCCACGAACGTGCTTGAGTACAGGGCAACTGCTCGACGAGGTACGGTGGCGGGACGGCGTCACTGCAGCGACAACCCCGCCGGCGCGATGGTGGAGGTCTCGGTGGGTGCAGAGTCTGCAGGGTCAATGGACGAGTCTGCGGCCGATTGGCAGAGTCTCCAAGATGCACTCGCCGCTTTAGTTCGAGGCGATTTGAGCCAGCTAGACAGTTGCCTCGTCATGCATGGACCGAAGTCTGTGATTAACGGAACAAGAGCCAACTTTCGGTGTCACTTCATTCGCTCCGACGCAAACGACGCTCCGCGGATTAAGGCTCTCGCTGAACAGTTGGCCCTCGAAGTACTGTTCCACTGCATCCCACGCTCAGACGTGGTGCACATGCGAGCGCTTGCGGACGGGAATGATCAACTGCGGGAGTCCACGCGCTTGGCCAAGAAAGCCGCCGCGTTGTTCACGACGAAGCAGCCTTCATCCGGAGAAGGAGGCGAACTTCTCCTGTACGCCCTATTGGAGCAGGGATTGGGCGTGCCACAAATTCTCAGCAAGATGTCACTGAAGACAAATCCCGAGGTGCAGGTGCATGGCACTGATGGTGTTCACGCCAAGATACTTGATTCGGGAAATCTCGCCTTGTATTGGGGCGAGGCCAAGATTTGGGACAGCCTGAGCAGCGCGATTGCGGACTGCTTCGACAGCATCACGCCCTACCTCTTGGGCGAGGCTGTTGAGCAGGATACTTGGCTTATCAAGCATTACGCGGACCTCGGCGACGACGAACTAAAGTCCCGAGTGTTGGAATACTTCGACAACTCGAATCCCAAGTCGGCGAATGTTGAGGTTCGGGGAGCTTGTCTAATCGGATTCACTCAGGCGGACTACCCTGTTCTCCCTAAAAGCGCGACCGAGCTGCAGGAACAACTTGATGCATCAATTTGCAAGTGGCAATCGAGCGTCTCGAGGAAAATTTTGAACTCGAAGATCGAATCGTACGAGCTGGAGATATTCTTCCTGCCGGTTCCCTCCGCTGACGACTTCCGTAAGGCAATCATGGGGGCGATCCGATGA
- a CDS encoding histone-like nucleoid-structuring protein Lsr2, with protein MATRTVYELVDDITGDAIADGKGETLTFGLDGVVFEIDLTLHNAAKLRDELAPWVERARRTGGRVSTGRQARSTDSGYDPKAVRVWARSASIEVPAKGRIPKAVLDQYLAAGN; from the coding sequence ATGGCAACGAGGACCGTGTATGAGCTTGTCGACGACATCACCGGCGACGCGATCGCCGACGGGAAGGGCGAGACCCTCACCTTCGGCCTCGACGGCGTGGTCTTCGAGATCGACCTCACCCTGCACAATGCCGCGAAGCTCCGCGACGAGCTGGCCCCCTGGGTTGAGCGTGCACGTCGCACCGGTGGACGCGTGAGCACAGGGCGCCAGGCACGCAGCACCGACAGCGGATACGACCCCAAGGCGGTTCGCGTCTGGGCGAGATCCGCCTCCATCGAGGTCCCGGCCAAGGGCCGGATCCCGAAGGCCGTCCTCGATCAATACCTCGCCGCAGGAAACTGA
- a CDS encoding helix-turn-helix domain-containing protein: MSTYLTIRQTAEALSCSTDTIRRMIARGELKGRRFGRLIRIDASDLARAGKPVSPLSRDTARA, from the coding sequence ATGAGCACCTACCTGACCATCCGTCAGACCGCTGAGGCGTTGAGCTGCTCGACCGACACCATCCGGCGCATGATCGCCAGGGGCGAGTTGAAGGGGAGACGGTTCGGGCGGCTCATCCGGATCGACGCCAGCGACCTCGCCCGCGCTGGTAAGCCGGTCAGTCCACTCAGTCGGGACACCGCACGGGCATAA
- a CDS encoding DUF6112 family protein, whose amino-acid sequence MMLNSRLYGGSGFAGRAGGVVGAAADPDVSFDWDFFPFMDTLREAVGGVLAVVLVIDVAVLVLCAIAWAAGRIAGSRGIQQASAIGMLIAVGVAAIIGGANALVRWGANVDLGF is encoded by the coding sequence ATGATGCTGAACAGCAGGCTGTATGGGGGGTCCGGGTTCGCCGGTCGTGCCGGTGGCGTGGTCGGAGCCGCCGCCGATCCCGACGTGAGTTTCGACTGGGACTTCTTCCCGTTCATGGACACGTTGCGCGAGGCGGTCGGCGGCGTCCTGGCCGTTGTGCTGGTGATCGACGTGGCGGTGCTGGTGCTGTGCGCTATCGCGTGGGCAGCGGGACGGATCGCCGGCTCCAGGGGCATCCAGCAGGCGAGTGCCATCGGGATGCTCATCGCCGTGGGGGTTGCGGCGATCATCGGTGGCGCCAACGCCCTGGTCCGGTGGGGCGCCAACGTCGATCTCGGGTTCTGA
- a CDS encoding SCO6880 family protein codes for MSGASVNADGVPSALLAPVRRSGVALGLSGGQLAITATAVTVALVANVTGGWSTVARVWWVWLPLLALGVGSWRGRSFLERIAVEALFGARAGLSKTAAAVDVAAHRTESRVEIPGAIGHRMHLLELVGTSFPGACMVWDAALGTATAVLRMPTTAWHLTSPAEQATRCASLGRACRSLSTATGVIRVVTYARTIPRTLDHLRPEQDRSLSDFATAEYEQLLDGAALGAAPYRDILVAITLDKAAVAAGVKRAGGGRAGVSKVLADRVKDFAADLPGCGVDLSGSAWMSGGAIRAACRLAFDPVAASWLDPREGISADYLVVTSPVEHRDHLQVDSALARTWWVERWPSEPVRGGFLARLIATGGFWHTVTQVWEPADVRASQKRLDNDQSAMDTMERVNRALKRDASAAQVAEQRALETRRSDLVEGYGDVRYSVYVTGIAGDADGLEAIGRWLRQAAPDTGMNPLPAQQWAAFAQAALPLGIPTRGSRQGLRR; via the coding sequence GTGAGTGGCGCGAGCGTGAACGCCGACGGCGTGCCGTCGGCGCTGCTGGCACCGGTGCGCCGCAGCGGCGTGGCCCTGGGCCTCAGCGGCGGCCAATTGGCGATCACCGCGACAGCCGTGACGGTGGCGTTGGTGGCGAACGTGACCGGTGGCTGGTCGACGGTCGCGCGGGTGTGGTGGGTGTGGCTGCCGCTGCTGGCCCTGGGCGTGGGCTCGTGGCGTGGGCGCTCGTTCCTGGAACGGATCGCAGTGGAGGCCCTGTTCGGCGCCCGGGCCGGCCTGAGCAAGACGGCCGCGGCCGTGGACGTGGCGGCGCATCGGACCGAGTCGAGGGTGGAGATCCCCGGTGCGATCGGGCACCGGATGCACCTGCTCGAGCTGGTGGGGACCTCGTTTCCGGGCGCGTGTATGGTCTGGGACGCGGCGCTGGGGACCGCGACAGCGGTGCTGCGCATGCCGACAACGGCATGGCACCTGACCTCCCCGGCCGAACAGGCGACCCGGTGCGCGTCGCTGGGACGAGCGTGCCGGTCGCTCTCGACGGCGACCGGGGTGATCCGGGTCGTCACCTACGCGCGGACCATTCCCCGCACCCTGGATCACCTGCGACCGGAGCAGGACCGGTCCCTGTCGGACTTCGCCACCGCCGAGTACGAACAACTGCTGGACGGCGCCGCCTTGGGGGCCGCCCCGTACCGGGACATCCTGGTCGCGATCACCCTCGACAAGGCCGCGGTGGCCGCCGGGGTCAAACGCGCCGGTGGGGGCCGGGCGGGAGTCTCGAAAGTCCTCGCGGACCGGGTGAAGGACTTCGCGGCCGACCTGCCGGGCTGCGGGGTCGACCTGTCCGGTTCGGCGTGGATGTCCGGGGGAGCGATCCGGGCTGCGTGCCGGCTGGCGTTCGACCCGGTCGCGGCGAGCTGGTTGGACCCCCGTGAGGGGATCTCGGCGGACTACCTGGTGGTCACCTCGCCGGTGGAGCACCGCGATCACCTTCAGGTGGATTCCGCACTCGCGCGCACGTGGTGGGTGGAGCGGTGGCCGAGCGAGCCGGTGCGCGGCGGGTTCTTGGCGAGGTTGATCGCCACGGGCGGGTTCTGGCACACGGTGACGCAGGTGTGGGAACCGGCAGATGTGCGCGCCTCGCAGAAGCGGCTGGACAACGACCAGTCCGCGATGGACACCATGGAGCGGGTCAACCGGGCTTTGAAACGGGACGCCTCCGCTGCCCAGGTGGCCGAGCAGCGCGCGTTGGAGACCAGGCGCTCTGATCTGGTCGAGGGGTACGGCGACGTGCGCTACAGCGTCTACGTCACCGGCATCGCGGGCGATGCCGACGGCCTGGAGGCGATCGGGCGTTGGTTGCGCCAAGCCGCCCCGGACACCGGGATGAACCCACTGCCGGCGCAGCAGTGGGCAGCGTTCGCCCAAGCGGCACTGCCATTGGGGATCCCCACCCGTGGGAGCAGGCAGGGGCTGCGCCGATGA
- a CDS encoding type IV secretory system conjugative DNA transfer family protein, whose product MLLPVPTVEEPEQAQAPACDSKRPPAGAPGPSLGALGAYVWPYRLLTSVKDKSLLAGAGMTALIGVVMIVLSVAAGSAGLGVVAVLGWVGWAAAWFVIVRAWWAYRTSPRRDHHLLLSRSGIATVEEVRRTVADAALVRRAGQLRPALAATRAQAREPVRAGELSWLVGTSRTEPVCAAIDVPVYLAGPARSGKGLTVLISAIMEAPGSVVTTSTRADNMEATIAARAQAGPVYVFDPDGVCGRATTLRWDLLAGCEDPAVAQRRAAVLVAKVGFTGENQVWATSSGGIVQCLLHAAAVSGRRAQDVHRWSTSPEIAREVVSLLERYSPDSNWSETIAAIQAEDAKMRSNKWFGVESAFKALDVPSVRAVFDVGPDEAFDPEAFLRSSGTIYMISRWRDTAATGGSVGAFFSLVLDDIAQAVRTMSQQPGNAGRQDPPCGLVLDEIANIHPWPGLPLAVAAGSGEGLYTVMGFQSRSQSRDAYGTDTERSLWENSTILLLGGGSDHADLKELSELLGDQTVSTASRTWGGGLSGALTPSLQDGERDKALVSVDELRRLPERVLLMVQGRLRPIVVTTIPWPERHWAPQVHASKAWHNAHPRTGEHLAEAYPTGPVAGEGPVEHPEGRQQ is encoded by the coding sequence ATGCTGTTGCCAGTCCCCACCGTCGAGGAGCCCGAGCAGGCCCAGGCGCCCGCTTGTGATAGCAAGCGGCCGCCCGCGGGAGCGCCAGGCCCCTCGTTGGGCGCGTTGGGTGCCTACGTCTGGCCCTACCGGCTGCTGACCAGCGTCAAGGACAAGTCTTTGCTCGCCGGGGCCGGGATGACGGCCCTGATCGGGGTGGTGATGATCGTGCTGTCGGTCGCGGCCGGCTCGGCGGGCCTGGGTGTGGTCGCCGTCCTGGGCTGGGTGGGGTGGGCGGCGGCCTGGTTCGTGATCGTGCGGGCCTGGTGGGCCTACCGGACGAGCCCGCGCCGTGACCATCACCTGCTGTTGAGCCGGTCAGGGATCGCGACCGTGGAGGAGGTCCGCCGCACCGTCGCCGATGCGGCACTGGTGCGCCGGGCGGGCCAATTGCGCCCGGCCCTGGCCGCGACCAGGGCACAGGCGCGCGAGCCCGTGCGCGCCGGGGAACTGTCCTGGCTGGTGGGGACCTCCCGTACCGAGCCGGTGTGCGCGGCTATCGACGTGCCCGTGTACCTGGCCGGCCCGGCCCGTTCCGGCAAGGGTTTGACGGTGTTGATCTCGGCGATCATGGAGGCACCCGGATCAGTAGTGACCACCTCCACGCGCGCGGACAACATGGAGGCCACCATCGCCGCCCGGGCGCAGGCCGGGCCGGTGTACGTGTTCGACCCGGACGGGGTCTGCGGCCGGGCCACGACGCTGCGCTGGGATCTGCTCGCCGGGTGCGAGGACCCGGCGGTGGCTCAACGCCGCGCGGCGGTGTTGGTGGCCAAGGTCGGGTTCACAGGTGAGAACCAGGTGTGGGCGACCAGCTCCGGCGGGATCGTGCAATGCCTGCTGCACGCCGCCGCCGTCTCCGGGCGCCGCGCCCAGGACGTGCACCGGTGGTCGACGTCGCCGGAGATCGCCCGCGAGGTGGTCTCGCTGCTGGAGCGCTACTCCCCGGACTCGAACTGGTCGGAGACGATCGCCGCGATCCAGGCCGAGGACGCCAAGATGCGCTCGAACAAGTGGTTCGGTGTCGAGTCCGCGTTCAAGGCGCTCGACGTGCCCAGCGTGCGGGCCGTGTTCGACGTCGGACCGGATGAGGCGTTCGACCCAGAGGCGTTCCTGCGCTCGTCCGGGACGATCTACATGATCTCCCGCTGGCGCGACACCGCAGCCACGGGCGGCAGCGTCGGAGCGTTCTTCTCCCTGGTTCTGGACGACATCGCCCAGGCGGTGCGCACGATGTCCCAACAACCGGGCAACGCCGGCCGTCAGGACCCCCCGTGTGGGCTGGTGCTGGACGAGATCGCGAACATCCACCCCTGGCCAGGTCTGCCACTGGCGGTGGCCGCAGGATCTGGTGAGGGCCTGTACACGGTGATGGGGTTTCAGTCCCGCTCCCAGTCCCGCGACGCCTATGGCACCGACACCGAACGCTCACTGTGGGAGAACAGCACCATCCTGCTGCTGGGCGGGGGCTCGGACCACGCCGACCTCAAGGAGCTGTCCGAGCTGCTCGGGGACCAGACGGTCAGCACGGCCTCACGCACCTGGGGCGGCGGGCTCAGCGGCGCCCTGACCCCCTCCCTGCAGGACGGTGAGCGAGACAAGGCCCTGGTCAGCGTCGATGAACTGCGGCGCCTGCCCGAACGCGTGCTGCTCATGGTCCAGGGACGCCTGCGCCCCATCGTGGTGACCACCATCCCCTGGCCCGAACGGCACTGGGCGCCCCAAGTACACGCCTCGAAAGCCTGGCACAACGCCCACCCCCGCACCGGCGAGCACCTGGCCGAGGCCTACCCCACCGGCCCGGTTGCCGGCGAAGGTCCCGTCGAGCACCCCGAGGGCAGGCAGCAATGA
- a CDS encoding glutaredoxin family protein, which yields MSTVTIYTSPDCTACHAAKLRMRAGGVEFEEVDLATNPGALAYVRDDLGHRQAPVTVRIGPSGQVDHWSGFRLEKIRQLATEQHTNQARAEATADGSGTGRCPQVPVEAMHGHRAPGSITPDVA from the coding sequence ATGAGCACCGTGACGATCTACACCAGCCCAGACTGCACGGCGTGCCACGCGGCCAAGCTGCGGATGCGCGCAGGCGGCGTCGAGTTCGAAGAGGTCGACCTGGCCACAAACCCGGGCGCTCTGGCCTACGTGCGCGATGACCTCGGCCACCGGCAAGCACCGGTGACCGTACGCATCGGCCCGAGCGGGCAGGTGGACCACTGGAGCGGGTTCCGGCTGGAGAAGATCCGGCAACTCGCCACCGAACAGCACACCAACCAAGCCCGCGCAGAGGCAACTGCCGATGGATCCGGCACCGGCCGCTGTCCGCAGGTGCCCGTCGAGGCCATGCACGGGCACAGGGCTCCAGGCTCGATCACCCCGGACGTGGCCTGA
- a CDS encoding NlpC/P60 family protein, whose product MLQERPRRGRAGRWVTALVALGLGLMFIAPIALVGATGILTSSLFAGADDDAQGPDADMVAAAEAASARCESATPARLIAVVSLPPPEQTPVDATPAVQAWGQVLISSGQYEALRAGEDAQLDPANTARVLDAVAVIWCALYPEVADAAADTAVTVTYLALGSAASAAEAIEHEPSASDQVRAAQFESLAARYEERLAHAANSGTGTVSADGWTHPIPGLSRYQDNYGVARNLYTHAGEDLSAPLGTPIYAAAAGTVTHVACHIYEGRSPCNVIIDHGPDPDTGLRVQTWYVHMYPGGVLVNSGDQVIVGQQIALTGSNGNSSGPHLHLEVHAGSRVIDPTPFFAARGVDLRNPTTPPNVSGAAERALAWARTQIGTPYALGGTGPDTYDCSGLTMRAYEHAGATLPRTSRQQYAATIRITPEQLQPGDLVFWSTDGTAAGIYHVALYAGEDRIVQAPAPGRTVEDQVLWRENLFGYGRVT is encoded by the coding sequence GTGTTGCAGGAACGACCACGACGAGGCCGAGCCGGCCGATGGGTCACCGCCCTGGTCGCGCTCGGGCTCGGGCTCATGTTCATCGCCCCGATCGCCCTGGTCGGCGCCACCGGGATCCTCACCTCCAGCCTCTTCGCCGGCGCCGACGACGACGCGCAGGGACCAGACGCCGACATGGTCGCCGCCGCGGAAGCCGCCTCGGCCCGATGTGAGTCCGCGACACCGGCGCGGCTGATCGCCGTGGTCAGTCTGCCCCCGCCGGAGCAGACCCCGGTCGATGCCACTCCTGCGGTCCAAGCCTGGGGGCAGGTGCTGATCTCCTCCGGGCAGTACGAGGCCCTGCGGGCCGGCGAGGACGCGCAGTTGGACCCGGCGAACACCGCCAGAGTCCTGGACGCGGTCGCGGTCATCTGGTGCGCCCTGTACCCCGAGGTCGCCGACGCTGCCGCCGACACCGCGGTCACCGTGACCTACCTGGCGCTCGGCTCAGCAGCCAGCGCAGCCGAGGCCATCGAGCACGAGCCGAGCGCCTCCGATCAGGTTCGGGCCGCCCAGTTCGAATCGCTGGCCGCGCGATACGAAGAGCGCCTCGCCCACGCCGCGAACTCCGGGACGGGAACGGTCAGCGCCGACGGGTGGACCCACCCGATCCCGGGCCTATCGCGGTACCAGGACAACTACGGCGTGGCCCGAAACCTGTACACCCACGCCGGCGAAGACCTCTCGGCGCCGCTCGGCACACCGATCTACGCCGCAGCGGCGGGCACCGTGACTCACGTCGCCTGCCACATATACGAAGGTCGCTCACCTTGCAACGTGATCATCGACCACGGCCCCGACCCCGACACAGGCCTGCGGGTTCAGACCTGGTATGTGCACATGTACCCAGGCGGGGTGCTCGTCAACTCGGGGGATCAGGTCATCGTCGGCCAGCAGATCGCCCTGACCGGGTCCAACGGCAACTCATCCGGCCCGCACCTGCACCTGGAAGTCCACGCCGGCAGCCGCGTCATCGACCCGACCCCGTTCTTCGCCGCCCGCGGCGTCGACCTGCGCAACCCCACCACGCCACCGAACGTGAGTGGCGCCGCCGAGCGGGCGCTGGCGTGGGCGCGCACGCAGATCGGCACCCCCTACGCGCTCGGCGGCACCGGCCCCGACACCTACGACTGCTCCGGGCTGACCATGCGCGCCTACGAGCACGCCGGCGCCACCCTGCCCCGGACCAGCAGGCAGCAGTACGCCGCCACCATCCGCATCACGCCTGAACAGCTGCAACCGGGCGACCTGGTGTTCTGGAGCACGGACGGCACCGCGGCCGGCATCTACCACGTCGCCCTCTACGCCGGGGAGGACCGCATCGTCCAGGCCCCCGCACCGGGCCGCACAGTGGAGGACCAGGTGCTCTGGCGGGAGAACCTCTTCGGCTACGGCAGGGTGACATGA
- a CDS encoding HNH endonuclease family protein: MFSAGFVGDRFSESFVGSPAAGGPPDVEAADALVLLEELPVAGPATGDGYDRDRLFGARWALVGDCAVRDLVLARDLSATEYHPRVPCMVVGGVLIDPYTGDAITYQPGTGLVEVDHVVSLYNAWITGAQQWDSATRAAFANDPANLLTVSRRANQDKGAGDAAAWVPPNPAYHCAFATTQVVIKTRYGLWVTPAERRALVALLQTC; encoded by the coding sequence GTGTTCTCCGCCGGGTTCGTCGGTGACCGGTTTTCCGAGTCCTTCGTCGGGAGTCCGGCCGCGGGTGGACCGCCGGATGTTGAGGCAGCTGATGCCCTGGTACTGCTCGAGGAACTTCCCGTGGCGGGTCCCGCCACCGGTGATGGCTATGACCGTGACCGTCTGTTCGGGGCACGGTGGGCGCTAGTTGGGGACTGTGCTGTTCGCGATCTGGTCCTTGCCCGTGATTTGTCCGCCACCGAGTATCACCCGCGTGTGCCGTGCATGGTCGTCGGCGGGGTCCTCATCGATCCCTACACCGGCGACGCAATCACCTACCAGCCGGGAACCGGCCTGGTTGAGGTCGATCACGTGGTCTCGCTGTACAACGCCTGGATCACCGGGGCCCAACAGTGGGACAGTGCGACGCGGGCGGCCTTTGCCAACGACCCGGCGAACCTCCTCACGGTCAGCCGCCGGGCCAACCAGGACAAGGGGGCAGGCGACGCTGCGGCCTGGGTTCCACCGAATCCCGCCTACCACTGCGCCTTCGCCACCACCCAGGTCGTGATCAAGACCCGCTACGGCCTTTGGGTCACGCCAGCCGAGCGACGTGCGCTGGTAGCTCTGCTGCAGACCTGCTGA
- a CDS encoding endonuclease/exonuclease/phosphatase family protein, whose translation MRIGTWNVENLFTPGTGYGPTERSVFEEKVAGLAATITAAELDVVAVQEIGDEEAFTALTDALGGDWAGELSVMFQTPHTIRTGILTRLPIAGSSEHSLIPPRLQGVPIDDESTPLTAMGRGALHVRVTAPDGTGVDVVTVHLKSKLISYPGRRFTPRDEGERARFAAYALYRRAAEAVAVRAFADELLDGAGNDRHLVVAGDFNDEPQAATTQIIQGPTGSEIGTPGEERPDQGDAHRLFNLAPLIPEDERFSRVYRGRGELIDHLFVSNASRKIVTEAGTRTGGESLESVADTPTARRDSPFSDHALVTATFNL comes from the coding sequence ATGCGGATCGGGACATGGAATGTCGAGAACCTGTTCACCCCCGGCACCGGGTACGGGCCGACTGAACGGTCAGTGTTCGAGGAGAAAGTCGCCGGGCTTGCCGCCACCATCACCGCCGCCGAACTCGACGTCGTGGCCGTGCAGGAGATCGGCGACGAGGAAGCCTTCACCGCGCTGACCGACGCACTCGGTGGTGACTGGGCCGGCGAACTGTCCGTCATGTTCCAGACGCCACACACGATCCGTACCGGCATCCTCACCCGCCTGCCCATCGCCGGCAGCAGCGAGCACAGCCTGATCCCACCGCGACTGCAGGGTGTCCCGATCGATGACGAGTCGACCCCGTTGACCGCGATGGGACGCGGCGCCCTCCACGTGCGCGTGACAGCCCCCGACGGCACCGGTGTGGACGTCGTCACCGTGCACCTGAAGTCGAAGCTGATCAGCTACCCCGGCCGCCGGTTCACCCCACGGGACGAAGGCGAACGGGCCCGCTTCGCCGCCTACGCCCTTTACCGCCGGGCAGCCGAAGCCGTCGCCGTGCGCGCCTTCGCCGACGAACTGCTCGACGGGGCCGGCAACGACCGACACCTGGTCGTGGCCGGAGACTTCAACGACGAACCCCAGGCCGCCACCACCCAGATCATCCAGGGCCCGACCGGCAGCGAGATCGGCACCCCGGGTGAGGAGCGCCCCGACCAGGGCGACGCGCACCGCCTGTTCAACCTGGCCCCGCTGATCCCCGAGGACGAACGGTTCTCGCGCGTGTACCGCGGCAGGGGCGAGCTGATCGACCACCTGTTCGTCTCCAACGCCAGCCGCAAGATCGTCACCGAGGCCGGCACCCGCACCGGCGGCGAATCGCTCGAGTCCGTTGCCGACACCCCGACGGCGCGACGCGACTCCCCGTTCTCCGACCACGCCCTAGTCACCGCGACGTTCAACCTCTAG